GTACTATTCTTTATCTAGACCCACGGAATAACGTAGCAGTGTGTATATGGTTTACCAAGAGCTGGGGTGATTGTGCTAAAATCGCTTGCAAAATTATTTAATCTGTTTTTGTTTTATTGTGGTTGTTATTCAGTTATGCAATCCATCACTCATTCCATTCGTCAGTAAGGAGCCGCTGTGAGCCAGCCATTTCGCTCAGCCGATATTCGCCAAGCTTTTATCAATTTTTTTATAAGCAAGCAGCATACCCCCGTCCCCTCATCGAGCCTTATCCCGCACAATGATCCGACATTATTATTCACCAATGCCGGTATGAACCAGTTTAAAGAGACCTTTTTGGGCATGGAGCCTCGCGATTATACGCGAGCGGTGACCTCACAAAAATGTGTGCGCGCTGGTGGCAAACATAATGATTTGGATAACGTCGGCTATACCGCGCGACATCATACCTTCTTTGAAATGTTGGGTAACTTCTCTTTTGGCGATTATTTTAAGCAGACAGGTATTGGCTATATTTGGGAGTTTCTGACTTCTGCTGATTGGTTGGCGATCGATAAGGACCGCTTGTACGTCACCATCTACGAGACCGACGACGAAGCGTTCAATATATGGCATAAAGATATCGGCGTGCCAGCGGAACGTATCATTCGTATTGGTGACAATAAAGGCGCACCCTACGCTTCTGATAACTTTTGGACCATGGGTGACACGGGTCCTTGTGGTCCTTGTACCGAAGTCTTTTATGACCACGGCGCGGATATCGAAGGTGGCTTGCCCGGTACGCCTGAAGAAGATGGCGACCGCTTTATTGAGATTTGGAACTGTGTCTTCATGCAGTTTAACCGTCAAAAAGACGGCACCATGCTACCGCTACCCGCGCCTAGTGTTGATACTGGTATGGGTCTTGAGCGTATTAGTGCCATCATGCAAGGCTTGCACGGTAACTATCAAATTGATTTATTTACTCATTTAATGGATGCAGCAGCGGCCATTTTAGAGATTAGTAATGAGCAGCAGTCGTCACTAAAGGTCATTGCTGATCATATACGTGCGGTATCATTTTTGATTGCTGATGGTGTTATGCCGAGCAATGAAGGTCGCGGTTACGTGCTACGCCGGATTATCCGTCGTGCGGTTCGTCATGGTAATAAACTTGGCGCAGAAAGTGAGTTTTTCTATAAAATGGTTGCGCCTTTAGTCGCTGAAATGAGTGATGCTTATCCAGAGCTTAAAGACCAGCAAAGCGTAATTGAAAACGCCATTCAAAAAGAAGAAACTCAGTTTGCTAAGACCTTAGCGCAAGGCTTACGTTTGCTGGCCACTGAACTTGAAGGCTTAAAAGATGGCGATGTTCTATCTGGTGAAGCAGCATTTAAACTTTATGATACTTATGGTTTCCCGCTTGATTTAACCGCTGATATTACGCGTGAGCGCGGTATTAGCATCGATGAAGCTGAATTTGATGAACACATGCAAGCGCAACGTGAACGCGCCCGTGATGCCGGTAAATTCGACGTCGATTATAGTAGCGTCATCCAGGTAGATACCCCAACCACCTTTATTGGCTATGAGCAATTAAACGACGATAATGTCAATATCGTTGCCCTTTACCAAGATGGTCAAGCAGTCGCTGGCTTAGAAGAAGGTATGGAAGGGGTTATTGTCCTCGATCGTACGCCGTTTTATGCGGAAGGCGGCGGACAAGTTGGTGAGCTGGGTGAAATTCGTAGCGCTTCAGGCGTCTTTGAAGTGCAAGATACCAAAAAGTCTGGTCAAGCCATTATTCATTATGGCATTGTCACTATGGGTACCGTTAGTGCAAGCCAGGTGGCTGAGGCGCAAGTACTCTCCAGCATTCGTGCTGCCAGCGCCAAAAACCACTCTGCCACTCATTTATTACATGCGGCCCTACGCCAAGTCTTAGGCGCGGCAGTGACTCAAAAAGGCTCATTGGTCTCCAGTGACGTGCTGCGTTTTGACTTCTCTCATGATAAACCGGTTACCACTGCTGAAATTACTCATATTGAACGTTTGGTCAATGAGCAAATTCAAGCCAATGCCCCAGCTTATATCGAAAACATGTCTATCGATGAAGCCATGGATAAAGGCGCAATGGCACTATTTGGCGAAAAATATGGTACAGACGTTCGGGTCCTGACTATGGGCACGGCTTCAGGTACAGACGGTATGGTTGATGGTAAACGCCAACCCTTCTCGATTGAGCTGTGTGGTGGTTTGCATGTCCAGCGCACTGGTGATATTGGAATATTGAAAATCACTAGTGAGTCAGGTATTGCCTCAGGTATTCGGCGAGTTGAAGCCGTTACGGGTATGAACGCCGTCAAATATATGCAGCAAAGCGAGCAGCAATTGGGCGAGTTGGCCAGCCAACTTAAAGTCAAACGCCCAGAAGTGGCGCAGCGGGTCCGCACCATGGCAGACAAACAGCGCGATCTTGAAAAACAACTTGAACGCTTAGAGCAAAAAATTGCCAGCGCTCAAGCGGCTAATTTACTTGCTGACGTGCAGACTATTGCAGGTACGCCAGTATTGATTAGTATCTTGAGTGGCGTGGATGGTAAATCGATACGTACGTTAATGGACGATGTCAAATCCAAACTACCCGATAGTGTGATTGTACTGATTGGCGACAAAGATGAACAGTTAGCATTGGCTGCCAGTGTGGCCAAATCTGTCACTAACCGCGTCAAAGCCGGTGATATTATTCGTCATTTGGCGGGCGAATTGGGTGGTAAAGGCGGTGGCAAACCTGATTATGCACAAGGTGGCGCTCCAAAAGCGGCAAATACCTCAGCAGTTATCAGTGCCCTTCCTGTGTGGCTTGAATCGCAGCTTGGCTAAATCGCTGGTTTAATTTTTGTGCAAAATACTAGACTGCTGCGTTTGAATGAGGCAATTACTTATAAATTTATGAGCAATTGCTCTATCCAGCCCCCTGCTGTGGCTTAAAATGTCGGCGCAAATATGGTATAAAGTACAGCGGTTCGTTAATACGTTAATTAATAAGACGGTCAATAAACAGCAGCGTAGTTTTTATAATCCGGCTTCCTCGTTATTAGCATTGATTTAAAGCGATACAAATCTGCATAAATCAACGCTAACCACTCACAGATAGCCTTTGATGAATAATAGGTAATACTTTTATGGCGTTAATAGTACAAAAATACGGCGGCACGTCAATGGGCAGTATCGACCGCATCAAAAATGTCGCCAAACGGGTCAAACGCTGGCATGATAACGGTCATCAGATTGTAGTCGTAGTGTCTGCCATGAGCGGAGAGACCAACCGATTGATTGATCTAGCACGCCAAATCAGTAATGATCCTGATCCCCGTGAATATGATCAAATGGTGTCCACCGGTGAGCAGGTCTCAATTTCACTGCTCGCGATGGCGATTAAAGAGCTGGGCATTGGTGCGCATTCCTTTACCGGTCGTCAAGTAGCGATTAAAACTGATAGTGTGCATAATAAAGCTCGGATCGAAAGTATCGATGACCAGAATATCCGCGCACAACTAGACGCTGGTAATGTGGTTATCGTGGCAGGCTTTCAGGGCATCGACGCCGCTGGTAACGCCACCACCCTAGGTCGCGGTGGATCTGATACTACTGGGGTCGCGATTGCGGCAGCCTTAGGTGCGGATGAATGCCAAATTTATACTGATGTCGACGGCGTCTATACTACTGACCCTCGTGTCACTTCAAAAGCCAAAAAGCTTGAGAAGATTACCTTTGAAGAAATGCTAGAGATGGCCAGCCTGGGCTCTAAAATTTTGCAAATTCGCTCAGTAGAATTCGCTGGCAAATATGGCGTACCATTGCGCGTACTCTCTAGCTTTGATGAAGACACTGATGGCAGTTACGACGACGATTTCAAAAATAACGTCGGCACCCTAATTACGATAGACGAAGGAGATAATATGGAACATGCAGTCATCTCAGGTATCGCCTTTAACCGCGATGAAGCAAAAATTGTAGTGCGTGCCGTACCGGACCATCCTGGCATTGCCTCTGCGATTTTAAGCCCCATTGGCCGCGCGAATATCGAAATTGACATGATTGTTCAGAACCTATCTACTAATGGTACTACTGACTTCAGTTTTACCGTGAACCGTACCGACATGGATAAAACCATGAAAGTGCTTAATGAAGAAGTCAAAGACGAGATTGGTGCCAAAGAAGTCTTAGGCAATAGCGATGTCGTAAAAGTCTCATTAGTTGGTGTTGGCATGCGTTCACACGCTGGTGTTGCTAGTCTTATGTTTCAAACCCTTGCTGAAAACAATATCAACATTCAAATGATATCGACCAGTGAGATTAAAGTCTCAGTCCTTATCCAAGAGCAGTATCTAGAAAAAGCGGTCAGATCACTGCATACTGCTTTTGGCCTGGACCGTGAAGATGGCGAAAGCAAGATTGCTGGGTAGTCTTTTATAAAATAATCATTGACAATATTTAGTCAGTTTTGATCAACGGGGTCTTTATGACGCCGTTTTTTTGCATTTGTGACTGCTACGGTCAGTCTCTATACAGTAGTTTTGTGAAAAGCCGTGACAGTATCTGTTATGCCACCTATAATGGAAGCTTCATTTGGGCTAAATGAATTTACCTATTATCACCATAACGCGCAGCGTTTTGGGCAATTTGCCTAACGGCTATGTTTTCTGTTAATAAATTTTGAATGATATTTTTTATTTTGAATGAACTTAGTGGTTCTGCTGCGTGGTGATACCCTGCAATTGAGATGTAATTTAATGAGCAATGACTTGTTAATGCGACATAAGGAGTGTGACGCATGTTAATTTTGACCCGCCGAGTGGGCGAAACTTTAATGGTTGGCGATGAGGTCAGTGTGACTGTCTTAGGCGTCAAGGGCAATCAAGTACGCATCGGTGTTGACGCGCCAAAAGATATTGCCGTGCACCGTGAAGAGATTTATCAGCGCATTCAACAGGAGCGTTCGGTACAATCACAGATGCAGCATCTTGAACAAGGTAATTTTGCACCTTCGTTTGATGACGAAGACTACTTTAATCGATAAGCTGTCGTACTTACCATTTAATCACTAAGCATAAATTAAGTGCTAATTGTTTCTGGCTCTTTAATCTGCTTTGAGGTCACTTACTTATGAGTATTCGCCAATCAGATGTATCAGCTCTACTTAATGGTTTGAATAAAAAAGCCATTAAATTCAACGATGTCATTAGTTTTATCGATGATTTTTATCGTTATGCGCCCGCCTCCTTTACCAATGGCATGGTGAACAATGCCGCTGGTGAA
The sequence above is a segment of the Psychrobacter sp. PL19 genome. Coding sequences within it:
- the alaS gene encoding alanine--tRNA ligase, which translates into the protein MSQPFRSADIRQAFINFFISKQHTPVPSSSLIPHNDPTLLFTNAGMNQFKETFLGMEPRDYTRAVTSQKCVRAGGKHNDLDNVGYTARHHTFFEMLGNFSFGDYFKQTGIGYIWEFLTSADWLAIDKDRLYVTIYETDDEAFNIWHKDIGVPAERIIRIGDNKGAPYASDNFWTMGDTGPCGPCTEVFYDHGADIEGGLPGTPEEDGDRFIEIWNCVFMQFNRQKDGTMLPLPAPSVDTGMGLERISAIMQGLHGNYQIDLFTHLMDAAAAILEISNEQQSSLKVIADHIRAVSFLIADGVMPSNEGRGYVLRRIIRRAVRHGNKLGAESEFFYKMVAPLVAEMSDAYPELKDQQSVIENAIQKEETQFAKTLAQGLRLLATELEGLKDGDVLSGEAAFKLYDTYGFPLDLTADITRERGISIDEAEFDEHMQAQRERARDAGKFDVDYSSVIQVDTPTTFIGYEQLNDDNVNIVALYQDGQAVAGLEEGMEGVIVLDRTPFYAEGGGQVGELGEIRSASGVFEVQDTKKSGQAIIHYGIVTMGTVSASQVAEAQVLSSIRAASAKNHSATHLLHAALRQVLGAAVTQKGSLVSSDVLRFDFSHDKPVTTAEITHIERLVNEQIQANAPAYIENMSIDEAMDKGAMALFGEKYGTDVRVLTMGTASGTDGMVDGKRQPFSIELCGGLHVQRTGDIGILKITSESGIASGIRRVEAVTGMNAVKYMQQSEQQLGELASQLKVKRPEVAQRVRTMADKQRDLEKQLERLEQKIASAQAANLLADVQTIAGTPVLISILSGVDGKSIRTLMDDVKSKLPDSVIVLIGDKDEQLALAASVAKSVTNRVKAGDIIRHLAGELGGKGGGKPDYAQGGAPKAANTSAVISALPVWLESQLG
- a CDS encoding aspartate kinase is translated as MALIVQKYGGTSMGSIDRIKNVAKRVKRWHDNGHQIVVVVSAMSGETNRLIDLARQISNDPDPREYDQMVSTGEQVSISLLAMAIKELGIGAHSFTGRQVAIKTDSVHNKARIESIDDQNIRAQLDAGNVVIVAGFQGIDAAGNATTLGRGGSDTTGVAIAAALGADECQIYTDVDGVYTTDPRVTSKAKKLEKITFEEMLEMASLGSKILQIRSVEFAGKYGVPLRVLSSFDEDTDGSYDDDFKNNVGTLITIDEGDNMEHAVISGIAFNRDEAKIVVRAVPDHPGIASAILSPIGRANIEIDMIVQNLSTNGTTDFSFTVNRTDMDKTMKVLNEEVKDEIGAKEVLGNSDVVKVSLVGVGMRSHAGVASLMFQTLAENNINIQMISTSEIKVSVLIQEQYLEKAVRSLHTAFGLDREDGESKIAG